In a single window of the Vicinamibacterales bacterium genome:
- a CDS encoding Nramp family divalent metal transporter, protein MTDEQSARLEQVVGKLSLPNTSWRGMLRHFGPGLILMMTGVGTSHLVTAPTAGGRFEFALLWCIPIAYIFKYYGFEMAFRFTNATGKSLIEAYGTAWKKWPLWYVMITTVIQSAVGQAGRLAAAAAVAYYLFTTTVGLPLSQTHYGFVLATTAVAIILYGNYAAVETATKILAGMLIACTFLVFFFRPVGLDAFSHFFIFETPAGSWLVIAAFLGLLPTGIDVSLQASEWGKAKKVGMGRIRPELERAGLVEAFDPFSNSKVGLAVDTSKIPAHGIEYCRRWFQIGLWDFRLGHVVSFILATIFLLLAATWMYPSEVAGNNVMGEIARIFTDSIGPEMMIIFILGAFAATYSTAFNYFDGWPRIVGACCRNIFRSTAALQGIAREDLTDDHRRHWYSEYNIYRLTMLFSLVSSVAIIAGVPRPVFLVLVASALALFVAPVIYFLNLYYCLTIIPKSDKHFYPSTFEVMFSWLSLAVFSGLTGIVILARVFGVELFGA, encoded by the coding sequence ATGACTGATGAGCAATCGGCACGGTTGGAACAAGTAGTCGGCAAGTTGTCACTGCCGAATACCTCTTGGCGGGGAATGCTGCGACACTTTGGTCCCGGACTCATCCTGATGATGACCGGTGTTGGGACTAGCCATCTTGTGACGGCGCCGACCGCAGGTGGCCGGTTTGAGTTTGCGCTGCTGTGGTGCATCCCGATCGCCTATATCTTCAAGTACTACGGATTTGAGATGGCCTTCCGGTTTACAAATGCTACTGGCAAGAGCCTCATCGAAGCGTATGGTACAGCTTGGAAAAAATGGCCGCTCTGGTACGTGATGATTACCACGGTCATTCAGTCGGCCGTTGGTCAGGCGGGTCGTCTAGCTGCTGCAGCCGCAGTCGCATATTACCTTTTCACGACGACCGTTGGTTTGCCGCTATCCCAGACACACTATGGCTTCGTGCTTGCCACCACAGCGGTGGCGATCATTCTCTACGGCAATTACGCAGCCGTTGAGACTGCAACCAAGATTCTGGCTGGGATGCTGATTGCTTGCACGTTCTTGGTGTTCTTCTTCCGTCCAGTTGGCTTAGATGCGTTCAGCCATTTCTTTATCTTTGAAACACCCGCGGGGTCGTGGCTCGTAATTGCTGCGTTCCTTGGGTTACTGCCCACCGGGATTGATGTGTCGCTTCAGGCTTCAGAGTGGGGTAAAGCGAAGAAGGTCGGCATGGGGCGCATCAGACCTGAATTGGAGCGCGCTGGCCTGGTGGAAGCGTTTGACCCGTTCTCGAACTCGAAAGTTGGCCTGGCCGTCGATACATCGAAGATTCCTGCGCACGGTATTGAATACTGTCGCCGTTGGTTTCAGATCGGCTTATGGGATTTCAGGCTAGGTCACGTAGTGTCATTCATACTGGCCACCATTTTTCTATTACTGGCCGCCACCTGGATGTATCCCAGTGAGGTAGCCGGCAACAATGTCATGGGCGAGATTGCTAGAATCTTCACTGACAGTATCGGCCCGGAGATGATGATCATTTTCATTCTCGGTGCGTTTGCTGCGACCTACTCCACCGCGTTTAACTACTTTGATGGCTGGCCGAGAATCGTCGGTGCCTGCTGTCGAAACATTTTTCGCTCGACGGCGGCACTGCAGGGGATCGCGAGGGAAGATCTCACCGATGATCACCGCCGACACTGGTACTCCGAGTACAACATCTACCGTCTGACGATGTTGTTTTCACTTGTCTCGTCAGTGGCGATCATTGCGGGAGTACCCAGGCCAGTCTTCTTGGTGCTAGTCGCCTCGGCGCTGGCCCTCTTCGTTGCACCGGTGATTTACTTCTTGAATCTGTACTATTGCCTGACCATCATCCCGAAATCCGATAAACACTTCTATCCATCGACATTCGAAGTTATGTTTAGCTGGTTGAGTCTGGCCGTGTTCAGTGGGCTAACGGGGATTGTTATTCTCGCACGTGTTTTCGGTGTTGAGCTATTTGGAGCATAA